A window of the Phaseolus vulgaris cultivar G19833 chromosome 5, P. vulgaris v2.0, whole genome shotgun sequence genome harbors these coding sequences:
- the LOC137834337 gene encoding uncharacterized protein, with amino-acid sequence MGCCLSSPNSNQPQNEPKHPQPHVGSVEQNCRIRNPQPLEEEYVKEVLSETPISKPQQIPTFKPHMKTQLPAIQPPKVPLKKALEPEEVSAVSETCSNGESFSTTTTVTENREDEATSKRSNATQNRKRSYTVDSRISSRDRRQKSPARKPEIPVRPRSVPRRYSDQAPRLSGEGSIRRSRSPSRGGRSNIRPPTRRVLAAKDVVERNDSVSVKESLENPQVSLECFIFLSNFESHDVFYILVAVSSGWSSFFSLFVGHVARKIASVNTCISIDVSLFRVLTLFLVISG; translated from the exons ATGGGTTGCTGCTTGAGTTCCCCTAACTCCAACCAACCCCAAAATGAACCCAAACACCCACAACCCCACGTGGGATCCGTTGAACAAAACTGTAGAATCAGAAACCCACAACCCCTTGAAGAGGAATATGTGAAAGAGGTTCTTTCTGAAACACCCATCTCCAAACCACAACAAATTCCAACTTTTAAGCCACATATGAAGACCCAATTGCCCGCTATTCAGCCACCAAAGGTTCCCTTAAAAAAAGCGTTGGAACCTGAGGAAGTGTCTGCCGTGTCGGAAACGTGCAGCAACGGCGAGAGTTTCTCCACCACTACCACCGTGACGGAAAACCGAGAAGACGAAGCCACAAGTAAGAGAAGCAACGCAACTCAAAACCGGAAGCGTTCGTACACCGTCGACAGTAGAATCAGCTCCAGGGACCGGAGGCAGAAATCCCCGGCGAGAAAGCCAGAAATTCCGGTGAGGCCACGGTCAGTTCCCCGGAGATATTCTGATCAGGCACCCCGTCTTTCCGGAGAGGGGTCCATCCGGCGGTCGAGGTCGCCGTCGCGTGGAGGCCGGAGTAATATCCGGCCGCCGACGCGACGGGTTCTAGCTGCTAAGGATGTTGTGGAGAGAAACGACAGCGTTTCGGTGAAGGAGTCACTAGAGAACCCACAGGTGTCACTGGAGTGCTTTATCTTTCT AAGCAATTTTGAGTCACATGACGTGTTTTACATTTTAGTGGCAGTTTCAAGTGGTTGGAGTTCATTTTTCTCCTTGTTTGTGGGACATGTTGCTCGCAAAATTGCTTCTGTAAATACTTGCATCTCCATAGATGTTTCTCTTTTTCGTGTTCTTACCTTATTTCTTGTGATATCTGGTTAA
- the LOC137835480 gene encoding lipoyl synthase 1, mitochondrial-like: protein MMMHSRIRSVAGNIKCAARLLSSSSATSPVAPSQFSQTLAGLRERLAEESPSLSDFIAMKSESAYSVDVGTKKKPLPKPKWMKEAVPGGEKYVQIKKKLRELKLHTVCEEARCPNLGECWSGGETGTATATIMILGDTCTRGCRFCNVKTSRTPPPPDPDEPTNVAEAIASWGLDYVVITSVDRDDLPDQGSGHFTETVQKLKVLKPNILIEALVPDFRGDDDCVEKVAKSGLDVFAHNIETVEELQNVVRDHRANFKQSLKVLMMAKEYAPAGTLTKTSIMLGCGETPGQIVKTMEKVRAAGVDVMTFGQYMRPSKRHMPVSEYVTPEAFNKYQTLGMEMGFRYVASGPMVRSSYKAGEFYIKSMIESDRTASPSKLTSS from the exons ATGATGATGCATTCGCGGATTAGAAGCGTTGCCGGAAACATCAAATGCGCCGCGAGACTCTTAAGTTCATCATCTGCAACCTCTCCGGTGGCCCCGTCGCAATTCTCGCAGACCCTGGCAGGGCTCCGGGAGCGGCTGGCGGAGGAGTCGCCGTCTCTTTCGGACTTCATTGCGATGAAATCGGAGAGCGCGTACTCGGTAGACGTTGGGACGAAGAAGAAGCCGCTTCCGAAGCCGAAGTGGATGAAGGAGGCCGTTCCCGGCGGCGAGAAGTACGTACAAATCAAGAAGAAGCTCCGCGAATTGAAGCTTCACACTGTTTGCGAGGAGGCTCGGTGCCCTAATTTGGGCGAGTGTTGGTCCGGCGGCGAGACCGGCACTGCTACCGCGACAATTATGATTCTTGGTGACACTTGTACACGAGGTTGCAG ATTTTGTAATGTTAAGACATCGAGGACTCCTCCACCACCTGACCCTGATGAGCCCACCAATGTGGCTGAAGCAATTGCATCATGGGGTCTGGATTATGTGGTTATAACAAGTGTTGACCGTGATGATTTACCTGATCAAGGGAGTGGTCATTTTACTGAAACAGTGCAGAAGCTGAAGGTACTGAAGCCTAATATCCTGATAGAAGCCCTAG TTCCGGACTTCCGAGGAGATGATGACTGTGTTGAGAAGGTTGCCAAATCAGGACTAGATGTCTTTGCACATAACATCGAGACAGTTGAAGAGCTACAGAATGTTGTACGGGATCATCGTGCTAATTTTAAGCAGTCATTAAAGGTTCTAATGATGGCCAAGGAATATGCTCCTGCTGGAACACTCACTAAGACTTCAATAATGTTAGGCTGTGGGGAAACACCTGGCCAGATTGTAAAGACAATGGAGAAGGTTCGAGCGGCTGGTGTTGACGTGATGACATTTGGGCAATACATGAGACCTTCAAAGCGCCATATGCCAGTATCTGAATATGTTACACCAGAGGCATTTAATAAGTATCAGACTCTTGGCATGGAAATG GGCTTTCGATATGTGGCATCTGGGCCCATGGTGAGGTCTTCATACAAAGCAGGTGAATTCTATATTAAATCCATGATTGAATCGGATCGAACTGCATCTCCCTCAAAGCTGACATCCTCTTGA